The genomic DNA GCGGGCTGGTGGGACTTGAGGACAAGCGCGAGTTCACGCTGCTTCCCGTGAGGGAAGGGGATTCGCCGTTTTTGCTGTTGCAGTGCATCACCGACTCAGGCCTCGGCCTGCTGGTGGCCGACCCCTACAGCTTTCTCGACGATTATGATGTGAAGATTGAAAACCCGGAACGCAAGACCTTGAAGGTGGAGAATATCCGCCAACTGGCCATCCTGGTGACGGTGACCATTCCGCAAGACAAGCCGGAAGACACCACCCTCAATCTCCAAGGGCCGATTGTCATCAACACGGAGACGAGGATAGGTCTTCAGATTCCTCAGACGGAAGCGGGCTATCCCACGCACTTCCGGCCGATCGGGTCCTGATACCCTCTGTTGCTAAACCAGAAGATCGAGGTCGTCGCGAATGAGATTCGCGGCGGCCTTTTTCAGGTCGGGCATATAAGTCCCGTCCTGGACCTGGCGCTTGAGCTGGTCCACCTTTTCACGGCGGACATCCGGCGCCTCCTTCGCGGTCTGCAAAGCGGCGCCCCGCAGCCGGGCCTCCGAAGAGAGAACCACGCGGTCGGCGGCTTCTCCGGACGTCTTCACGCTTTCCCGGGCGTTGCGGACTTCCTTGGCCTCCGGCCGGTCGATCTTCTTGTTTGCGTAAGGGTTCTGATCCCCTACAATATTACGAATAACCATGTTGTACCTCCCGTGGGGACGGGACTATCAAAGCATGGTGCCATCCACCTTTGACAATGCTATTTCCCACAGCCTTCGCAAAACCCTGCTCCTTTCGGAGCCGTCGATTTCCCTCGGACCCTGGGGCGTCTCCCCGATTATCTGAACATCGCCTCCGTCGAGGGGGTACTCGAAGACGTACCGGCAGCCGAATTCGTTTTCAAGCTGTTCCAGAACGGCCCGGACCACCGGGGAACGATCGGAGTTGACGATCAGGTTTTCAATGATCTCATGGGCGATGCGCTGTACCAGCTCCCGGCGCTTGGCCTGCCTGGCGACATCGTCCTGGGGCTCCACACCCCCCATCGCCTGCCTGAAGCGCGCAAGGCGCTTGGCGTTCGTGAGCTGCTTTCCGTAGGTGCGCAGCATATTTCGAACATTGGCAGACGATGTATTCACGGTATTTTCCCTCTCTGAATGATACGATCGTCTCCGTGAAAAAAAACTTTAGGGGTAAAAGGGAAAAAAATCCAGGCAAGCCGGTCGGCGGGGGGAGGAAAAGGTTGGGTTCAAATGGAAAAAGGTTGAATGTTTTTCCAAATTTAACTAAAAAATATTCACCATGAACCGTGCCATAGAAAAAATGCTCATAGTGACCAAGCCGGGCGACGCCGCAGCCGAAGCGGTGCGCGCCGCCATGACCGGATTTCTCGCCGAAAGGGGGGTGGCGTTCGAGACCTGTGAGCACAGCCCCGACTCGTGCGGCGACGAAACGGATGTGGCCGGGCCCTTCGACCTGGCTGTGATCCTGGGGGGCGACGGCACTTTCATTGGCGCTGCACGCAGGCTCTTGCGCCTCAATGCTCCGCTTATGGGTGTGAACCTCGGACGGGTGGGTTTTCTCACTCAACTCGAACGCGACCATTGGCGCCCCTGGCTGACGCGGGTGTTGGACGAGGGATTCAAGGCCGCGCCGCGACTGGTCCTTGACTACACGGTGTCGCGCGGCGGCGAAATCGTCCGCTCCGGGCTGGCTGTCAATGATCTGGTCATCAGCCGGGGAGAGCTTGCCCGGCTCATTCGCCTTGCCGTGGCCTATGACGGCATCGACATTTCCTCTCTGCGTGCGGACGGGCTCATCGTGTCCACGCCCGCCGGTTCCTCGGCATACGGCGCGTCGGCCGGCGGTCCTCTGGTCCATGCCGGATTGTCGGCTTTCTGCCTGACCCCCGTCTGTCCCTTCCTGAATAGTTTCAAGCCCATGGTTTTTCCGGCGGAGGGCGCGATTTCCGTACGGGTGGAGGACCAGGTGGGCGAGGTCAGCCTGACCGAGGACGGCCAGTCCGTGGTCAGGCTTGGCCCGGGCGACGTGGTGACGGTGAAAAAGTCCGCCGTCGATCTCCTGGTGGTTGACCTGGGCCCGGGCGCGTATTTCGAGAAACTGAAGAAACACGGTTTCCTGACCGAGAGGTGAACATGGGTTTGGCCAAGAAGTACGATTCGGTTCTGGACGTCAAGTATGGGCAGGACCCCGCACTGGACGCGCTACTGCTCCATTTCATGTCGGAAAACCATCTGGAATACACCATCGACCCGCTCAAGAACGCGTCGAGCGAGCAGCTTCGCTTCATGATCGCCCTGAAGGAGGGCGAATTCTACGCCCCGTGTTCGGATTGGATGTTCTTCATGCTCCTGAATCAACGGCTGCCCGAACGGTTGTTGCAGAAGTACATCGAACAGTGGAAGCGGTTCATTCATCTTTCCCGGGACTTTTGCACGGACAGGGAGCTGGCCAGCCGGTTCATTCAGCTCGCCAGACACAAGTTCCGCATGGTTTTGGCCTCCCCCATCCTCATGCCCTCGCGGCTAATGAAATGGTTCATCACCATTTTCATGACACAGTCCGGCATCGACGATCCCTACCTGCATATCCGCAGGGGATTGAACCGACGGGCCGCCGAGATGGTCGGGAGCAGCGAATTCGATGAAATGGTCCACGCCAGCCCGGCGGAGGCCGATCTGAAGGGCAGGATCGACGATATCCGCTTCCTGCTCGACAGGTTGGAGATCGAGCGGCTCATGCGTATCGCCACCTTCACTGACCACTGGAACCCGGAGATGTTCTCGCTGGACGGGCTGCGCGCTTCGGGGCTGGCCGAGGAAGTGCGCGAGGGGTCCGATCTCCTCAATCCCATGTTCGAGTATCTGGGCCGCGACGGGGAGCAGCGGCACCGTATCCTTTATCTGCCCAACAGGGCGGGCGGCATCCTGTTCGACCTCAAGGTGGTCAAGGCGCTTCTCCGGCTGGGCCACCGCGTGGTCCTGGCCCTGAAGGAAGGGTTCTATTTCGACTATCCCACTTTCTGGGACCGCGACACGGACCTGGAACTGGCCAAGGCCTTCGAGGGAGCGCACTTCGTCAGCGAGGACAAGCTGTCCAAGAACGAGCTGTTGGGCATCATGGCCCGTCATCCCTTCATCGTTATATCGGACGGCACACGCGAGAAGTTCAACCCCTATCGGATGTCCGTGACCTTCGCCCGAGCCTGGAAGGAATGCGACTTCGTCTTAGCCAAGGGCGAGGACCTGTACGACCGGCTGATTCTCAACTCTCACGAGTTCACCCGCGACATCATTAATTTCTTCAGGGACGAGGAGGGCGTTTTCCGCGTTCACTTCCGGGCCAAGCCCGACCGGGTGCGAACCTTTTCGGAGCAGTATATCCTGCGCAAGGCCGAGGAGATCATCCTTGAGATGCGCCGGGCCAGGGCGCAGGGCAAGACGGTCATGTTCTACTCCGGAATCATCGGCTCGGTGCCGGGGCAGACCCAGGCGGCCATCGAGGTCATCACCACCTACGTCAACCATCTGCGCAACCAGCTCGACGACGCGTACATCATCAATCCCGGCGAGCACTTCGAGGAGGGCATGGACGCCGACGACCTGATGTTCATGTGGGAGAAGGTTCAGCGTAGCGGGTACATCAATGTCTGGCGTTTCCAGACGTATTTCGATATTGAAAAGAGCTTCGAGCTGATGGGCCGCAAGGTGCCTCCCGTCTGGACAGGGAAGGACTCCACGTACTCCACGGGCTGCACCAAGGAGATGCATATAGCCCTGGACGTGCAGAGGTCTCATCCCGAGTTGCAGATAATCGGCCCGAACCCCGAGAAGTTTTTCCGGCGGAGGGAGTACGGGGTGGGCAAGTTCTGTGACGTGGCCATCGACTCGTGCGGATAGGAACGCGAAACGGCCCGGAGCCTCATGCTGCATTTTTTTACCGATACACGTAAGCCCCTGTGGAAGGCGGCGCGTCTTCTGCTGGCCGTGGCCTGTCTGGCCGCGCTTCTGTCCTGCGTGCGGTCCGGTCCGATCTTCGGCCACCGCCCGGATGTTTCCTCTGTTGATGGGAAGGCCGAGGCCCTCGAGCCCGCAGAGGCGGC from Pseudodesulfovibrio thermohalotolerans includes the following:
- the fliW gene encoding flagellar assembly protein FliW, with the protein product MTRLGERVISSDSILYFPRGLVGLEDKREFTLLPVREGDSPFLLLQCITDSGLGLLVADPYSFLDDYDVKIENPERKTLKVENIRQLAILVTVTIPQDKPEDTTLNLQGPIVINTETRIGLQIPQTEAGYPTHFRPIGS
- the flgM gene encoding flagellar biosynthesis anti-sigma factor FlgM, giving the protein MVIRNIVGDQNPYANKKIDRPEAKEVRNARESVKTSGEAADRVVLSSEARLRGAALQTAKEAPDVRREKVDQLKRQVQDGTYMPDLKKAAANLIRDDLDLLV
- a CDS encoding DVU0524 family FlgM-associated protein, which gives rise to MNTSSANVRNMLRTYGKQLTNAKRLARFRQAMGGVEPQDDVARQAKRRELVQRIAHEIIENLIVNSDRSPVVRAVLEQLENEFGCRYVFEYPLDGGDVQIIGETPQGPREIDGSERSRVLRRLWEIALSKVDGTML
- a CDS encoding NAD(+)/NADH kinase gives rise to the protein MNRAIEKMLIVTKPGDAAAEAVRAAMTGFLAERGVAFETCEHSPDSCGDETDVAGPFDLAVILGGDGTFIGAARRLLRLNAPLMGVNLGRVGFLTQLERDHWRPWLTRVLDEGFKAAPRLVLDYTVSRGGEIVRSGLAVNDLVISRGELARLIRLAVAYDGIDISSLRADGLIVSTPAGSSAYGASAGGPLVHAGLSAFCLTPVCPFLNSFKPMVFPAEGAISVRVEDQVGEVSLTEDGQSVVRLGPGDVVTVKKSAVDLLVVDLGPGAYFEKLKKHGFLTER
- a CDS encoding ARMT1-like domain-containing protein gives rise to the protein MGLAKKYDSVLDVKYGQDPALDALLLHFMSENHLEYTIDPLKNASSEQLRFMIALKEGEFYAPCSDWMFFMLLNQRLPERLLQKYIEQWKRFIHLSRDFCTDRELASRFIQLARHKFRMVLASPILMPSRLMKWFITIFMTQSGIDDPYLHIRRGLNRRAAEMVGSSEFDEMVHASPAEADLKGRIDDIRFLLDRLEIERLMRIATFTDHWNPEMFSLDGLRASGLAEEVREGSDLLNPMFEYLGRDGEQRHRILYLPNRAGGILFDLKVVKALLRLGHRVVLALKEGFYFDYPTFWDRDTDLELAKAFEGAHFVSEDKLSKNELLGIMARHPFIVISDGTREKFNPYRMSVTFARAWKECDFVLAKGEDLYDRLILNSHEFTRDIINFFRDEEGVFRVHFRAKPDRVRTFSEQYILRKAEEIILEMRRARAQGKTVMFYSGIIGSVPGQTQAAIEVITTYVNHLRNQLDDAYIINPGEHFEEGMDADDLMFMWEKVQRSGYINVWRFQTYFDIEKSFELMGRKVPPVWTGKDSTYSTGCTKEMHIALDVQRSHPELQIIGPNPEKFFRRREYGVGKFCDVAIDSCG